A window from Thiovulum sp. ES encodes these proteins:
- a CDS encoding carbonic anhydrase (PFAM: Eukaryotic-type carbonic anhydrase) yields MNFKSILLSSFATASLFASTADHSSHINWGYHGEMAPENWGKLSKICTAGKHQSPINIVTKDVVKAKDHRLKFFDYDKLADFNVLNNGHTIKAVPHFHESYNNAYITVDGIEYALIQFHLHTHSESTINGEQSDMVLHFVHQSYDGDLAVVAVFYKIGKENPEVDKFWTSTHLDKLDTHVLLKDVEFSHILPKNLKSYYHFQGSLTTPPCSEEVEWFVMKEKLELSQKQIDSLRAIFPDNYRPVQDLNGRIVEEF; encoded by the coding sequence TTGAATTTTAAGTCCATTTTGTTGTCTTCATTTGCAACAGCTTCCCTTTTTGCTTCAACTGCAGATCATAGTAGCCACATAAACTGGGGTTATCATGGTGAGATGGCACCAGAAAATTGGGGAAAACTCTCTAAAATCTGCACGGCTGGAAAGCATCAAAGCCCCATTAATATCGTTACAAAAGACGTTGTCAAAGCAAAAGATCATAGACTCAAATTTTTTGATTATGACAAATTGGCAGATTTTAATGTCTTAAATAATGGACATACGATTAAAGCTGTGCCTCATTTCCACGAAAGTTACAACAATGCCTATATTACTGTTGATGGTATTGAGTATGCACTTATTCAGTTTCACCTCCATACTCACAGTGAATCAACAATTAATGGCGAACAGTCAGATATGGTTCTTCACTTTGTTCATCAATCTTATGATGGAGATTTAGCAGTTGTTGCAGTTTTCTATAAAATTGGAAAAGAGAATCCTGAAGTTGATAAATTTTGGACTTCAACTCATTTAGACAAACTTGACACACATGTTCTTTTGAAAGATGTTGAATTCTCTCATATTTTGCCTAAAAACTTAAAAAGTTACTACCATTTTCAAGGTTCTTTGACGACTCCGCCATGTTCTGAAGAAGTTGAGTGGTTTGTTATGAAAGAGAAATTAGAACTTTCGCAAAAGCAGATCGATTCTTTGAGAGCAATTTTCCCAGATAATTATCGACCAGTTCAAGATTTGAATGGACGAATCGTAGAAGAGTTTTAA
- a CDS encoding ribosome-associated heat shock protein implicated in recycling of 50S subunit (PFAM: S4 domain), with the protein MRIDKFLNSVNITKRRAVAQDMLKNGVVFLNKTVAKQSKDVKIGDIIEIKYLNGDSQKWKILEIPKLKTTPKNEQDKYVSIC; encoded by the coding sequence ATGAGAATAGATAAATTTTTAAATAGTGTAAATATTACAAAACGGAGAGCAGTCGCTCAAGATATGCTTAAAAATGGTGTTGTCTTTCTAAATAAAACTGTCGCAAAACAGTCAAAAGATGTAAAGATTGGCGATATTATAGAGATAAAATATCTAAATGGAGATTCTCAAAAATGGAAAATTTTAGAAATCCCAAAACTAAAAACAACTCCTAAGAATGAGCAAGACAAATATGTTAGTATTTGTTAA
- a CDS encoding SSS sodium solute transporter (PFAM: Sodium:solute symporter family~TIGRFAM: transporter, SSS family; cation/acetate symporter ActP), with amino-acid sequence MGKILLVSLFFISSLFAGGAIEGEVTKSDLNISAIVMFLIFVLATLGITYWASQRTKSAKDFYTAGGGITGFQNGLAIAGDYMSAASFLGISGLVYLKGYDGLIYSIGFLVGWPIILFLIAEQLRNLGKYTFADVASYRLRQAPIRTLAAFGSIATVTLYLIAQMVGSGKLIQLLFGLNYEVAVVLVGVLMILYVTIGGMLATTWVQIIKAFLLLSGATFMAIAVMAHYGFSFESLFSAAVEAKGTESIMSPGGLVSDPVSAISLGIALMFGTAGLPHILMRFFTVSDAKEARKSVFYATGFIGYFYILTFIIGFGAIVLVSTNPAYIDGETLIGGNNMAAIHLSHAVGGDIFLGFISAVAFATILAVVSGLTLAGASAVSHDLYASVIKGGKADEMAEMRVSKIATIILGIVAILLGIIFEKQNIAFMVGLAFAIAASANFPVLFLSMFWSKLTTRGAVIGGTLGLATAIVLVILGPIVWVQILGNAEAIFPYKYPALFSVTVSFVGIWFFSITDKSRNGEEEKEKFHAQYVRSQTGIGAEGAVDH; translated from the coding sequence ATGGGTAAGATTTTATTAGTTTCTCTCTTTTTTATATCTTCACTCTTTGCAGGTGGTGCAATTGAAGGTGAAGTAACAAAATCTGATCTAAATATCTCTGCAATTGTTATGTTCCTAATTTTTGTTCTAGCAACTCTCGGTATTACATATTGGGCTTCTCAAAGAACAAAAAGTGCAAAAGATTTCTATACAGCTGGTGGAGGAATCACAGGTTTTCAAAACGGCTTAGCAATTGCGGGAGACTATATGTCTGCGGCTTCTTTCCTAGGAATTTCTGGACTTGTCTATCTTAAAGGTTACGATGGTCTAATTTATTCAATCGGTTTTCTCGTCGGTTGGCCTATTATTCTTTTCCTAATTGCTGAACAACTACGAAATCTTGGAAAATACACTTTTGCAGATGTTGCATCTTATAGACTTCGACAAGCTCCAATAAGAACTCTTGCTGCATTTGGATCAATCGCAACTGTAACACTCTACCTCATCGCCCAAATGGTTGGTTCTGGAAAATTAATTCAGCTTCTTTTTGGTCTAAATTATGAAGTAGCAGTTGTTCTTGTTGGTGTTCTTATGATTCTCTATGTAACAATTGGAGGAATGTTAGCAACAACTTGGGTTCAAATTATTAAAGCATTTCTACTTCTTTCAGGTGCTACTTTCATGGCAATTGCAGTTATGGCACATTACGGTTTCTCATTTGAGTCGCTATTCTCCGCAGCGGTTGAAGCAAAAGGAACTGAAAGTATTATGTCTCCAGGTGGATTAGTTTCTGATCCAGTTTCTGCAATTTCACTCGGTATCGCTCTTATGTTTGGAACAGCAGGATTACCACATATTTTGATGAGGTTCTTCACAGTTTCTGATGCAAAAGAGGCTAGAAAATCTGTTTTCTATGCAACTGGTTTTATTGGATATTTCTATATCTTGACTTTCATTATCGGTTTCGGTGCAATCGTTCTTGTTTCAACAAATCCTGCTTATATTGACGGCGAAACTTTAATCGGTGGAAATAATATGGCAGCAATTCACCTCTCTCATGCAGTTGGTGGAGATATTTTCCTTGGTTTCATTTCAGCGGTAGCATTTGCAACAATTCTTGCTGTTGTTTCTGGTCTAACTCTTGCTGGTGCTTCTGCGGTTTCTCACGACCTTTATGCTTCAGTTATTAAAGGCGGAAAAGCTGACGAGATGGCTGAAATGAGAGTTTCTAAAATTGCAACTATTATTTTAGGAATTGTGGCAATTCTTCTAGGAATTATTTTTGAAAAACAGAATATCGCATTTATGGTTGGACTCGCTTTTGCAATTGCGGCTAGTGCAAACTTCCCTGTTCTTTTCCTCTCAATGTTCTGGAGCAAATTAACAACTCGAGGTGCGGTGATTGGTGGAACTCTTGGTTTAGCTACGGCTATTGTTCTTGTTATTCTTGGACCAATTGTTTGGGTTCAAATTCTTGGAAATGCTGAAGCAATTTTCCCTTACAAATATCCTGCTCTATTCTCTGTTACTGTATCTTTTGTTGGAATTTGGTTCTTCTCAATCACTGATAAAAGTAGAAATGGTGAAGAAGAGAAAGAGAAGTTTCATGCTCAATATGTTCGGTCTCAAACTGGAATCGGTGCAGAAGGTGCTGTTGATCACTAG
- a CDS encoding glucose-inhibited division protein A (PFAM: Glucose inhibited division protein A~TIGRFAM: glucose-inhibited division protein A) — MVSPTHSIDKCKLDLSKNSGKNLKYDVIVVGGGHAGIEASLVSARLGKKTLLISMLSERVGATSCNPAIGGLAKGHLVKEVDALGGEMGKATDKCGIQFRILNENKGPAVRGSRAQIDMDRYAIHMRTVILDTENLELAQDTVESLIVENGEVLGVKTELQIEYFAKKVILTTGTFLNGVTHIGEIKHNAGRYGEFASVGLAENLKDLGFRVGRLKTGTTARLDASTIDFSVMEVQGGDEVAIPFSFQTDREEFQKKEQLPCYVTYTNEETHQIIEGNFYRTPLFTGQIAGVGPRYCPSIEDKINRFRERDRHHLFVEPQTIEATEYYINGMSTSLPPDVQRDMIHSVRGLENARIVRYGYAIEYDYIDPTELKHSLQTKKIKNLYFAGQINGTTGYEEAAAQGLMAGINASLSIDEKEPLVFRRDESYIGVLIDDLVTKGTIEPYRMFTSRAEYRLLLREDNAHLRLSKYGFDLGLISEDFYSRVEKLDRDIAEKMVELHETFMTPNRESLQFLESIGQDKIKDRTSYQRVIGRKGFTLENLEALLPEWKDLDLELKEQILIECKYYNYIYKQKEQIEKMKTLLETKIPEDFNFRAISGLSSEIIEKLEKFNPPNLQSASQIQGMTPAGLDILQVYLKRK, encoded by the coding sequence TTGGTCTCTCCCACACATTCTATTGATAAATGTAAATTGGACTTAAGTAAAAATAGTGGAAAAAATTTGAAATATGATGTAATAGTTGTTGGTGGAGGTCATGCTGGAATTGAGGCATCACTTGTATCAGCAAGACTAGGAAAAAAGACACTTCTCATTTCTATGCTATCGGAAAGAGTTGGTGCGACAAGCTGTAATCCTGCGATTGGTGGATTAGCAAAAGGACATCTTGTAAAAGAGGTGGATGCACTTGGCGGAGAAATGGGAAAAGCGACTGATAAGTGTGGAATACAGTTTAGAATCTTAAATGAGAATAAAGGTCCAGCAGTTCGTGGTAGCCGTGCACAAATTGACATGGATCGATATGCAATTCACATGAGAACTGTGATTTTGGATACTGAAAATTTGGAACTTGCACAAGATACTGTTGAAAGTTTGATTGTTGAAAATGGCGAGGTTTTAGGTGTCAAAACAGAGTTGCAAATCGAGTATTTTGCAAAAAAAGTGATTTTGACAACTGGAACTTTTTTAAATGGTGTAACACACATTGGAGAGATAAAACATAATGCGGGACGATATGGAGAATTTGCTTCTGTTGGACTTGCTGAAAATTTGAAAGATTTAGGTTTTAGAGTTGGGCGACTCAAAACAGGAACAACTGCACGACTTGATGCTTCAACAATTGACTTTTCTGTTATGGAAGTTCAAGGTGGCGATGAGGTCGCAATTCCATTTAGTTTCCAAACAGATAGAGAAGAGTTTCAGAAAAAAGAGCAACTGCCTTGTTATGTAACTTACACAAATGAAGAAACCCACCAGATTATTGAGGGAAATTTTTATCGTACACCGCTTTTCACTGGACAAATTGCTGGAGTTGGTCCTCGATATTGCCCAAGCATTGAAGATAAAATTAATCGTTTTCGAGAGCGAGATCGACATCACCTTTTTGTTGAACCACAAACAATCGAGGCAACTGAATATTACATAAATGGAATGTCGACTTCACTTCCGCCTGATGTTCAGCGGGACATGATTCATTCAGTTCGAGGTTTGGAAAATGCAAGAATTGTAAGATACGGATATGCGATTGAATATGATTACATTGATCCGACTGAATTAAAACACTCTTTGCAAACAAAAAAAATTAAAAACCTTTATTTTGCGGGACAAATCAACGGAACAACAGGATATGAAGAGGCTGCAGCACAAGGTTTAATGGCGGGAATAAATGCTTCACTCTCAATTGATGAAAAAGAACCTCTTGTTTTTCGACGAGACGAATCTTATATCGGTGTTTTGATTGATGATTTAGTAACAAAAGGAACAATTGAACCTTATCGAATGTTCACAAGCCGAGCGGAATATCGTCTTTTGCTTCGTGAAGATAATGCACATTTGAGACTCTCAAAATATGGTTTTGACTTGGGTCTAATTTCTGAAGATTTTTATAGTCGAGTTGAAAAACTTGACCGAGATATTGCTGAAAAAATGGTGGAACTTCATGAAACTTTTATGACTCCAAACAGAGAAAGTCTCCAATTTTTAGAATCAATTGGTCAAGACAAAATTAAAGACCGAACTTCTTACCAGCGAGTAATTGGACGAAAAGGTTTCACTCTCGAAAATTTAGAAGCTCTTCTACCAGAATGGAAAGATTTAGATTTGGAATTGAAAGAGCAAATTCTTATTGAGTGCAAATATTACAACTATATTTACAAGCAAAAAGAGCAAATTGAAAAAATGAAAACTCTACTTGAGACTAAAATTCCTGAAGATTTTAATTTCCGAGCAATTTCTGGACTCTCAAGTGAAATTATTGAGAAACTTGAGAAATTCAATCCTCCAAATTTACAATCTGCCTCTCAAATTCAGGGAATGACACCTGCAGGACTTGATATTTTACAAGTCTATTTAAAAAGAAAGTAG
- a CDS encoding SNF family Na+-dependent transporter (PFAM: Sodium:neurotransmitter symporter family), with protein sequence MDKVKFTRIGFILATVGSAVGLGNIWKFPYMTGEYGGGAFVLVYLVTIFLIGMSMLIAEIFLGKHGDSDSVTVFEKVGNENKIPSLKYAGFLSFNGLIIMSFYSVVIGWILYYIWSAFNGLPNSIGEAEKYFNTMLRDEVVLQIGFHTFATLTVLHFVNGGIKKGIELLNNILIPLLILTLVSLLFYSMSFEAFSQSFDFLFSFNFDKLNSEAVVRAIGHSFFTVSLGMGAIMTYSASMPKSGKIVKSAMTIVFFDTFIALVAGLIIFTFLFQFGEEPAKGVGLAFISLPFIFSQMGEIGVYISLIFLFSLLMAGLTSSVSLVEPAVLYMENRLNVSRIKATFIMGGIYYFLGIIAILSYSGSWGEVFSIFGTPIFDILEKSSDMVLIPTFVIIIALTVGYGMRDHLSELREELGGTLFSIWLFSIRVITPIAILFFVLNLFGVIELG encoded by the coding sequence ATGGATAAAGTTAAATTTACTAGAATTGGATTTATTCTAGCAACAGTTGGTAGTGCTGTTGGATTGGGAAATATATGGAAATTTCCATACATGACAGGAGAGTATGGTGGAGGTGCTTTTGTTCTTGTTTATTTGGTAACAATTTTTTTAATTGGAATGTCGATGTTAATTGCCGAGATTTTCCTAGGAAAACATGGAGATAGCGATTCTGTAACAGTTTTTGAGAAAGTTGGAAATGAGAATAAAATTCCGTCTTTAAAATATGCAGGGTTTCTTAGTTTTAATGGACTAATTATTATGTCATTTTACTCTGTTGTTATTGGTTGGATTTTATATTATATTTGGTCGGCTTTTAATGGTTTGCCGAATTCAATTGGCGAAGCAGAGAAATATTTTAATACAATGCTCCGCGATGAGGTGGTTTTACAAATTGGATTTCATACTTTTGCAACTCTAACAGTTTTACATTTTGTAAATGGTGGGATTAAAAAAGGAATTGAACTTTTAAATAATATTTTAATTCCGCTTCTTATTTTGACTCTTGTTTCTCTGCTTTTTTACTCCATGAGTTTTGAAGCTTTTTCTCAATCATTCGATTTTCTTTTCTCATTCAACTTTGATAAATTAAATTCAGAAGCAGTTGTTCGTGCAATTGGACACTCGTTTTTCACAGTTTCGTTAGGGATGGGGGCAATTATGACTTATTCAGCTTCAATGCCAAAGAGTGGGAAAATTGTTAAATCAGCTATGACGATTGTATTTTTTGATACATTTATTGCACTTGTTGCAGGTCTTATAATTTTTACTTTTCTTTTTCAATTTGGTGAAGAACCCGCTAAAGGTGTTGGACTAGCTTTTATTTCACTTCCATTTATTTTTAGTCAAATGGGCGAAATTGGAGTTTATATTTCACTGATTTTTCTATTTTCTCTACTTATGGCAGGTTTGACCTCATCGGTTTCGCTTGTTGAACCAGCCGTTTTATATATGGAAAATCGTTTAAATGTTTCAAGAATAAAAGCGACTTTTATTATGGGCGGAATTTACTATTTCCTCGGAATAATTGCTATTCTCTCATATTCAGGAAGTTGGGGAGAAGTTTTCTCAATTTTTGGCACTCCAATTTTTGATATTTTGGAAAAATCTAGCGATATGGTTTTAATTCCAACTTTTGTAATTATTATTGCTTTAACAGTTGGTTATGGAATGAGAGATCATTTAAGTGAATTGCGAGAAGAGTTAGGTGGGACACTTTTCTCAATTTGGCTATTCTCAATTCGAGTTATTACACCGATTGCAATTCTCTTTTTTGTACTAAATCTTTTTGGAGTTATTGAGCTTGGATAA
- a CDS encoding PAS domain S-box/diguanylate cyclase (GGDEF) domain-containing protein (PFAM: GGDEF domain; PAS fold~TIGRFAM: PAS domain S-box; diguanylate cyclase (GGDEF) domain), producing the protein MIFNSEKILHTLRNSKEFLDYLEDRNNTKDLTNLIVNIASLTPNTMQIRYIDKNGFEKSRIDVVNGEIIVSQKDKLQNKSNRYYFILSKKEAMLEKIWFTRFDLNIEHGEIERPYKPTIRGVLPIKNSENSFDGILIVNYFAGNILEKALNKGDFYKSILFDNNGYTIYHYNLEKSWGNVKTEKRHIAEDLPDYYSQMLGQEDFSDNTRVFSKKLDLNIFGGVNIVSILKEEYVHDFKKHFQLKYIIPMILILIYFMFGIYLFRVIFARHHEDTEELAHFNELVNITSKISKIGFWEYHDNTGEFIWSEGVYAIFGVENQKEKITLDTILRYVSHEDQISFNRSFIRSIHEKKEFFSSHKIFSRNGQVKHIEERAIHFYNKRGKYIYSVGTTIDVSEKTKSEIKYKTILESATDGIHIVDMIGNIIESSPSFAETLGYKHEEIKSLNIHDLNMFIPVEAQIEFMKDSDNAPVSFETKFSRRDGKIIDLHVKARSIRLDNKIFYYASMRDISQKKSFERTILHKNEELEIIFNTALECIALLDRNTNYIKFNGKCLKLLGYTPEELEQQSCFSLTKQDFLHKSKIICEIVMRDGKYENFEKICISKNGEEKIINSSIAYIKSREQFLITMADYTELRKKEQEIIKRAYLDELTQLPNRKAFNDAITESLKDYRQTKKIFSLIILDIDFFKSINDTYGHRMGDEVLSKFSRIVENNLRGNDEIFRVGGEEFMILLPGIGIKQGFSIADRIRNLVKDNLTLIKDREITVSCGVTEVTNGDTFEAMYSRADKNLYRAKENGRDCVYSDIN; encoded by the coding sequence ATGATTTTTAACTCTGAAAAAATTCTACACACTTTGAGAAATTCAAAAGAGTTTTTAGACTATTTAGAAGATCGAAACAACACAAAAGATTTAACAAATCTCATTGTAAATATTGCCTCTTTAACTCCTAACACTATGCAGATAAGATATATTGATAAAAATGGTTTTGAAAAATCTAGAATAGATGTTGTGAATGGAGAAATCATTGTTTCTCAAAAAGATAAATTGCAAAATAAATCAAATCGATACTACTTTATTTTGTCAAAAAAAGAGGCAATGCTTGAGAAAATATGGTTCACTAGATTTGATTTAAATATAGAACATGGAGAAATTGAGAGACCTTACAAGCCAACAATTCGAGGAGTTCTTCCAATTAAGAATAGTGAAAATAGCTTTGATGGAATTTTAATTGTAAATTATTTTGCTGGAAATATTCTGGAAAAAGCTCTTAACAAAGGTGATTTTTACAAATCTATTCTTTTTGATAACAATGGCTACACAATTTATCATTATAATCTAGAAAAATCTTGGGGAAATGTAAAAACAGAAAAACGACATATTGCTGAAGATTTACCAGATTACTATTCTCAGATGTTGGGTCAAGAAGATTTTTCAGACAATACAAGAGTTTTTTCAAAGAAGCTTGATTTAAATATTTTCGGTGGAGTAAATATTGTTTCGATTTTAAAAGAAGAGTATGTTCATGATTTCAAGAAACATTTCCAATTAAAATATATTATACCTATGATTCTGATTCTAATATATTTTATGTTTGGAATCTATCTTTTTAGAGTCATTTTTGCAAGACACCATGAAGATACAGAAGAACTTGCACATTTTAACGAACTTGTGAATATTACATCAAAAATATCTAAAATTGGTTTTTGGGAGTATCACGATAATACTGGTGAGTTTATTTGGAGTGAGGGAGTTTATGCTATTTTTGGAGTTGAAAATCAAAAAGAGAAAATTACACTTGACACAATTTTAAGATATGTGAGTCATGAAGACCAAATATCTTTTAATAGAAGTTTTATTCGCTCAATTCATGAAAAGAAAGAGTTCTTCTCCTCTCATAAAATTTTCAGCAGAAATGGTCAAGTAAAACATATAGAAGAGAGAGCAATTCACTTTTATAACAAAAGAGGAAAATATATATATTCAGTTGGAACAACAATCGATGTTTCTGAAAAAACAAAATCAGAAATTAAATACAAGACAATTCTTGAGTCGGCAACTGATGGAATCCATATTGTTGATATGATTGGAAATATTATTGAATCTAGTCCATCTTTTGCGGAAACTCTTGGATATAAACACGAAGAAATCAAATCTCTGAATATTCATGATTTGAACATGTTTATTCCAGTTGAAGCACAAATTGAATTTATGAAAGATTCCGATAATGCACCTGTATCTTTTGAGACAAAATTTTCTCGTCGAGATGGAAAAATAATCGACTTGCATGTGAAAGCAAGAAGTATCCGATTAGATAATAAGATTTTTTATTATGCTTCAATGCGAGATATTTCACAGAAAAAGAGTTTTGAAAGAACAATTCTTCATAAAAATGAAGAGCTTGAAATCATTTTTAATACAGCTCTTGAGTGTATAGCACTTCTTGACAGAAATACAAACTATATTAAATTCAATGGTAAATGTTTAAAACTTCTTGGATATACACCAGAGGAACTTGAACAACAGAGCTGTTTCTCACTAACAAAACAGGACTTTTTGCATAAGAGCAAGATTATTTGCGAAATTGTTATGAGAGATGGAAAATATGAGAATTTTGAGAAAATTTGTATTAGTAAAAATGGTGAAGAGAAAATTATAAACTCATCTATTGCATATATTAAGAGTAGAGAACAATTCCTTATAACAATGGCTGACTATACAGAACTTCGTAAAAAAGAGCAGGAGATTATAAAACGAGCTTACCTTGATGAATTAACACAGTTGCCAAATAGAAAAGCTTTTAATGATGCAATTACAGAATCTTTAAAAGATTATCGACAAACTAAAAAGATTTTCTCTCTTATCATTCTTGACATCGACTTTTTTAAATCTATAAATGACACTTACGGACATAGAATGGGTGATGAGGTTCTCTCTAAATTTAGTCGAATTGTTGAGAACAATCTTCGAGGAAATGATGAAATATTTAGAGTTGGCGGAGAAGAATTTATGATTTTACTTCCTGGAATTGGAATAAAACAGGGATTCTCAATTGCTGATCGAATCAGAAATCTTGTCAAAGATAATTTAACACTTATCAAAGATCGTGAAATTACAGTTAGTTGCGGTGTTACAGAAGTTACAAATGGAGACACTTTTGAGGCAATGTATAGCCGAGCAGACAAAAATCTTTATCGTGCAAAAGAGAATGGTCGAGATTGTGTCTATTCAGATATTAACTAG
- a CDS encoding putative membrane protein (PFAM: Protein of unknown function, DUF485) produces MDNETAKRIQNNPKFQELVQKRSSFAWLLAIVMLIIYYSFIMTIAFSPETLGSSLSGGVMTIGIPIGIAIIFIAFALTGIYTSRANSEFDRLTNDIKEEIRHG; encoded by the coding sequence TTGGATAACGAAACAGCAAAAAGGATTCAAAATAATCCTAAGTTTCAAGAGCTTGTTCAAAAACGAAGCTCGTTCGCTTGGCTACTCGCAATTGTAATGCTAATCATTTACTACTCATTTATTATGACAATTGCATTTTCCCCTGAAACTCTTGGAAGTTCTCTTTCTGGCGGAGTTATGACAATTGGTATTCCAATCGGAATCGCAATTATTTTTATCGCATTTGCCTTAACAGGTATTTATACAAGTCGTGCAAACAGTGAGTTTGACAGACTTACAAATGACATTAAAGAGGAAATTAGACATGGGTAA
- a CDS encoding phosphoribosylaminoimidazole carboxylase, PurE protein (PFAM: AIR carboxylase~TIGRFAM: phosphoribosylaminoimidazole carboxylase, PurE protein) has protein sequence MDFVSILMGSKSDYEVMKNASDVLQKFGVKFEIVISSAHRSPDRTKKYVRDAEEKGAKVFIAAAGMAAHLAGAVAAITTKPVIGVPMDASSLQGNDALLSTVQMPGGMPVATVAIGKAGAKNSAYLAMQILAVSDKALSEKLREDRILQSKKVEEDSKSIEVIL, from the coding sequence ATGGATTTTGTATCGATTCTAATGGGTAGTAAGTCTGATTACGAAGTTATGAAAAATGCTTCTGATGTTCTTCAAAAATTTGGTGTAAAGTTTGAGATTGTTATCTCTTCTGCTCACCGAAGTCCAGATAGAACAAAGAAATATGTTCGAGATGCTGAAGAGAAAGGGGCAAAAGTATTTATTGCTGCGGCTGGAATGGCGGCACATCTTGCAGGTGCAGTTGCTGCGATAACTACAAAACCAGTTATTGGAGTTCCAATGGATGCCTCTTCACTACAAGGTAATGATGCTCTTCTTTCAACTGTTCAAATGCCTGGTGGAATGCCTGTTGCAACTGTTGCAATTGGAAAAGCTGGTGCAAAAAACAGTGCTTATTTAGCAATGCAAATTCTCGCAGTTTCTGACAAAGCACTCTCTGAAAAATTGAGAGAAGATCGAATTTTACAAAGCAAAAAAGTTGAAGAAGACTCTAAGTCTATTGAAGTAATTCTGTAA
- a CDS encoding hypothetical protein (PFAM: Protein of unknown function DUF58): protein MKSSKRIMLKTRKFFVGDKLGNHLSKYKGEGYDFTELREYQFGDDIRKIDWNISAKLQKPHVKIFNEERELNVVAVPLLSASTYFGGKVLKQETIAEIVATLGQMATVNMDNFSTHIFADREYFYGKPSKKSGAVEKSVDEILNFSPLQKKLNPDLIVETLLQKVKKKSLVFIISDFYTKLDLRYLAKKCEVIAVVVRDEVEENPPPFGFASLVDSESGEVLNGNFANSETYIENLKKYDYETFKDFKKWGVRVVKFQNGKNLNEGLRKI from the coding sequence TTGAAAAGTAGCAAACGAATTATGTTAAAAACACGAAAATTTTTTGTTGGCGATAAATTGGGAAATCATCTCTCAAAATATAAGGGTGAGGGATACGATTTTACGGAATTACGAGAATACCAATTTGGTGATGATATTCGGAAAATTGATTGGAATATTTCCGCAAAATTACAGAAACCACATGTTAAAATTTTCAATGAAGAGAGAGAATTAAATGTTGTTGCTGTTCCACTTCTTTCTGCTTCAACATATTTTGGTGGAAAAGTTCTCAAACAGGAGACAATTGCGGAAATTGTTGCGACACTTGGACAAATGGCAACTGTAAATATGGATAATTTTTCAACTCACATTTTTGCGGATCGCGAGTATTTTTACGGGAAACCGTCTAAAAAAAGTGGAGCTGTTGAAAAGAGTGTTGATGAAATTCTGAATTTTTCTCCGTTACAAAAAAAATTAAATCCCGACCTCATCGTTGAGACTCTGTTACAAAAAGTGAAAAAGAAGAGCCTAGTTTTTATAATTTCTGACTTTTATACAAAACTTGATTTGAGATATTTGGCGAAAAAGTGTGAAGTGATTGCTGTTGTTGTTCGCGATGAGGTCGAAGAGAATCCTCCACCGTTTGGTTTTGCTTCTCTTGTTGATAGTGAAAGTGGTGAAGTCCTGAATGGAAATTTTGCAAATAGCGAAACTTATATTGAAAATCTAAAAAAATATGATTACGAAACTTTCAAAGATTTTAAAAAGTGGGGTGTTCGTGTTGTTAAATTCCAAAATGGAAAAAATTTAAATGAAGGCTTACGAAAAATATGA